In Microbacterium pumilum, the following proteins share a genomic window:
- a CDS encoding glycosyl hydrolase family 28-related protein, producing MTRPGTLVAAVAAASLTIGVLAIAPAASATPASGSVVTRAALDPALVAGRGADVRFLEQEAENAATNGTVIGGGREAYTLEAEASGRKAVKLLPGQYVEFTLPAAANAITVRYSIPDSPTGGGLTAALAVKAGSQKATLPMTSQYAYLYNQYPFSNDPNAGLLHPDWWVTECACVPQFTTPTPTFSTPFRPTKFYDEERLLLGKTYKAGEKIRLTAPAGVAWTVIDLIDTEKVGLPHVKLVASNVLLFGADPTGRRDSAPAIDKAIAFAKKKGLTVYIPPGTYRVDRHIVVDGVTIEGAGSWYTKIKGREVALAQPAADGSVHTGVGFYGQDAAVGGSSNVHLSGFAIEGDVRERIDTDQVNAIGGAFHDSSFSGLHIQHTKVGLWFDGPMSNVVVEDNIIVDQIADALNFHIGVVDSVARDNFVRNSGDDGMAMWAESRGGTTATNARNVFDHNTVQTPTLANGIAIYGGRDNTVSNNLVADTIREGSALHAGSRFGAHPFGGTLNFIDNTTVRAGTFELNWKIGLGSIWIYALEGSISGIHVTGDSYLDSTYNAMMLVSDYGVKDLYSMSDVAFANVRVDGTGTSVLSARVAGGASFQNVDARNVGAVGINNCGSFNFTPAGSEFAVTDLGGNDGGGTTGPWMASWELPNTITCDDRPPVVVPPAPSAW from the coding sequence ATGACACGACCTGGAACCCTCGTCGCGGCTGTGGCCGCGGCATCCCTCACCATCGGCGTTCTCGCCATCGCACCCGCAGCGTCGGCGACGCCTGCGTCCGGCTCCGTGGTCACGCGCGCGGCGCTCGACCCGGCGCTGGTCGCGGGACGCGGCGCGGACGTCCGCTTCCTCGAGCAGGAAGCCGAGAACGCGGCGACGAACGGCACCGTGATCGGCGGCGGCCGCGAGGCCTACACGCTCGAGGCGGAGGCCTCTGGCCGCAAGGCCGTGAAGCTGCTGCCCGGGCAGTACGTCGAGTTCACGCTCCCGGCCGCCGCCAACGCGATCACGGTGCGCTACAGCATCCCGGATTCGCCCACCGGCGGCGGTCTCACGGCGGCGCTCGCGGTCAAGGCGGGCTCGCAGAAGGCCACGCTGCCGATGACGTCGCAGTATGCCTACCTGTACAACCAGTACCCGTTCTCGAACGACCCGAACGCCGGTCTGCTGCACCCCGATTGGTGGGTGACGGAGTGCGCATGCGTGCCGCAGTTCACGACGCCCACCCCGACGTTCTCGACGCCGTTCCGCCCGACGAAGTTCTACGACGAGGAGCGGCTGCTGCTCGGCAAGACCTACAAGGCGGGCGAGAAGATCCGCCTCACCGCCCCTGCCGGCGTGGCATGGACCGTCATCGACCTCATCGACACCGAGAAGGTCGGCCTGCCGCACGTGAAGCTCGTGGCCTCGAACGTGCTGCTCTTCGGCGCCGATCCGACCGGACGCAGGGATTCCGCGCCGGCGATCGACAAGGCCATCGCGTTCGCGAAGAAGAAGGGCCTCACGGTCTACATCCCACCGGGGACGTACCGCGTCGACCGCCACATCGTCGTCGACGGCGTGACGATCGAGGGTGCCGGCAGCTGGTACACGAAGATCAAGGGACGCGAGGTCGCACTCGCCCAGCCTGCGGCGGACGGCTCGGTGCACACCGGCGTGGGGTTCTACGGGCAGGATGCCGCGGTCGGTGGCAGCAGCAACGTGCACCTCTCGGGCTTCGCCATCGAGGGCGATGTGCGCGAGCGGATCGACACCGACCAGGTGAACGCGATCGGCGGAGCGTTCCACGACTCGTCGTTCAGCGGCCTGCACATCCAGCACACCAAGGTCGGTCTCTGGTTCGACGGGCCGATGTCGAACGTGGTCGTCGAAGACAACATCATCGTCGACCAGATCGCCGATGCCCTGAACTTCCACATCGGTGTCGTCGACTCCGTCGCGCGCGACAACTTCGTCCGCAACAGCGGGGACGACGGGATGGCGATGTGGGCGGAGTCCCGAGGGGGCACGACGGCGACCAACGCCCGCAACGTGTTCGACCACAACACGGTGCAGACGCCGACGCTCGCGAACGGGATCGCCATCTACGGCGGCAGAGACAACACCGTCTCGAACAACCTGGTGGCCGACACGATCCGCGAGGGCAGTGCGCTGCACGCCGGATCTCGATTCGGCGCGCATCCGTTCGGCGGAACGCTGAACTTCATCGACAACACGACGGTGAGAGCGGGAACGTTCGAGCTGAACTGGAAGATCGGGCTCGGGTCGATCTGGATCTACGCCCTCGAGGGCTCGATCTCCGGCATCCACGTCACCGGTGACAGCTATCTCGACTCGACGTACAACGCGATGATGCTGGTCTCCGACTATGGGGTGAAAGACCTCTATTCGATGTCGGATGTCGCGTTCGCGAACGTCCGGGTCGACGGGACCGGCACGTCGGTGCTGAGCGCGCGCGTTGCCGGTGGTGCCTCGTTCCAGAACGTCGATGCGCGCAACGTCGGGGCGGTCGGGATCAACAACTGCGGCTCGTTCAACTTCACGCCCGCGGGCTCGGAGTTCGCGGTGACCGACCTGGGTGGGAACGATGGCGGCGGCACCACGGGTCCGTGGATGGCCTCGTGGGAACTGCCGAACACCATCACGTGCGACGACCGTCCCCCGGTCGTCGTGCCCCCGGCGCCCTCGGCGTGGTGA